A segment of the Candidatus Lokiarchaeota archaeon genome:
AAACTACGAAAAAGGCGACCTTGAAGTATACATGTCGAGAATGCGGTCATACTATTCAGAAGAAAGGTATGAGAATTAAGAAGCTCGAAATTGTCCGCGCATAAAACACGCTCCGCTTCGATAGAGTTATAATATCACGGATGTCAATCCGTAGTTAAGCCCCAGAGGGGTGTTTTTCCCTTTCCAGGCTACCTCAAAGATTAGTTAAATGGGAGATTAACCATAGATGCCAAAGGAATTCGTTCAGCAACCTCGGTCTAGATTCTTGCGTGTCAAGTGTCTTGACTGTGAAGAAGAACAAATCATATTCGGCAGTGCAGCAACCGAAGTGAGATGTCTAAAGTGCGACAAGGTCCTTGCCAAGCCCAGTACGGGCAAAGCAGAACTGACGCCCAACGCAAGAGAGATAGAAGTACTTCCTTGAAGGAATACTAACGAATAGTATGGAGACATGATGATAGATGGTCCTTAAGCGTGCCGAATGGCCTGCACCAGATGAATATGCAGTAGCCGTTGCGACAAAGGTAGCACCTTATGGTGCATATGTAGAATTGCCCGAATATGGAGATAAAGAGGGATTCATACATATTTCCGAAGTCAGTAGCACGTGGGTAAGGAACATCCGTAATCATATTCACGAAAATCAGCGTATTGTTGTTCGAGTCCTAGACGTAGACAAGCGGAAAGGGCATATAGATTGTTCACTCAGACGTGTCTCTGACGAGGCGAAAAGAGCGAAGAACGAAGCTTGGAAAAGAGCCCAAAAGGCAGAAAAGCTTCTCGAAATAGTTGGCGAAAAAACTAACAAGTCTCTAGAAGAGATATATGAAGAAATTGGATGGCCATTAGAAGACAACTATGGTGAAATCTACAAAGGTCTTGAAATGGCATCAGTGGAAGGAAAAGAAGCGCTTGAGGATATAGACACCAGCAAGAAAATCAAGGACCTTGTTGCCGAGCTTGCTGCTGATAGAATCGAGATTCCCTCCATTGAGATTGATGGCGAGGTAAGTATCCGTGTGCCTGGCCCGGGCGGCGTGGAAGTCATAAAGGACGCACTTAAGGAAGGCCTTGAAGTTGCCAAAGGCCGTGAGAATTCTTCTCTTGATATCTACACACTGGGATCCCCACGATACAAATTGCGCATAGAGAGTCTCAACTACAAAGAAGGCGAAGATCTTCTTTCAGACGTTCTTCAGCAAATCCGGACCAAAGTCGAGAAAAGCAATGGCTCGATGGAGTTCAAGCGGAAGTAGGCGTTGAAAATGACTCATCTTTTCAAATGTAAGAAGTGTTCCAGATATACTCTTGATAGTGAAACATGTCCTCACTGTGGGGGTGATGTGGGAAACCCACATCCTGCCAGATACTCTCCGCAAGACAAGTATGGCGAGTACAGACGAGCAGCAAAGAGAAAAAGCAAATCTGACTTACAGTGAATTTCGCAAGTCTCTCTGTCGTTTTTAATTCTACCAAATTCATTGATAACCGGCTACCCATAGAGAGTGAAGGATACCAGCCCGAAGCGTACACATTACAGCTCCAGTTTTGACTGACATCCTTCTGCTAGACCATGTATGGGTGTCAGAGTAGGTTTAATAGAGATCAACGGGAGTCCAGAAAGTCTTCCATTCTGAAGTGAATGTTGGTTCACCACTTCTGATGTTGTTCCAGAAGAGGAAGCGTAGCTGGTAATTCATTCCTGGATTCATGGTCGTATCCTGTGCTTCACCGCTATCTAATGGAATCAGGAATTCGGTGAAGTGCTCGCCACCAGCAAGTTCAGTGGAATTGCTACCACTGGAGTCTGCTGACCATTCTCCATCATAGCCTACATAGCCGTCATAGTATTGCTGTCCACTATAGTTCGCTACACGGATATCTGCTTGATCGGGTTTGTCAAGTGGAGCAACCTGGAAGCCGATTGCATCCTCTGTGTTAGTGTAGTTGTTCATTTTGATGCCATAATAGACATGGGTTGAATTTGCAGCGGAGTATACTGATGCGTCGTATCCGCCACCAAATACAACATCAAACTTACTGAAATCCTCTTCGGCATCAGATAGGGCTCCATCCATGGAAACATCCGATAGGGGGTTCTTGTCTGGTACCCAATCAGCTCTGCTTCTGTTCAGCCATTGGTAGTACATATCGTAGTTGATTTCATATATCTTGACGGTACCCCATGGTGAGCTATAGTGAGGGGGTTCAAAGGCACCATGCAGATTTACTGGCATATGGGACGTCCATTTCTGGTTATTGATGTACGATCGATCCGTTGTATCTAGGCTAACCCGACCCTGTGGCAAGCCCATAGTTTGAGCTTCTTGAGCAGACTTCGGCTCACCGTAGCTAAGCAACTTGAAGAGTGTAGATGAATAGAAGGGCTCAAGCGTGGCCTCGCTTTCTTCAGTATCTGGTGTTGAAGGATCATCACCCAGATACGTCTCATCATCTATGACAGACGTTCCAAGCCTATCTTCTGCAATCCTTACCATCCATGGCCATTTTCCTTCATCTCCACCAAGACCAGGAACACTATGCCCCCAGTAAACCAAAACATGAGTGGCGTTCCACGTCTTGAATACACGTAATGATTCCGTCAAATTAAGGGCCATGAGGGCATATCCCATCTTTGCAATCTGCGTGCTATTGAATGTCGCATTATCAACGATGGTTTGTGTTCCTCCGGCTCCTCTCAACCAGTAGCCATAGTCCCACCAGCTGGCAACGATGGCATCCTCAGGCAAAGTGTGCCGCACATATGTCATTGCAGTTTGCCAATCTGTACGTTGTGTATCAGAATCCAAGTTAGACGCTGCAAATTCAGGATTCTGAACTTGGTTTATGGCATATTGAACACCAAGCACCAGATTGACGGTAAGAAGAAGTCCAACGAAAGCATAAGCGGCAAGGGCATGTTCGGATGTAAGGGACTTGCTCATCCTGAATCGCCGTCTTTCAAACACAGTTTTTTCGGTTACAATCTTCGCGAAAGGTGAAAGTGCGCGATTGACAGCTATTGCAGAAAGCACTGCAACACCCGGAGCAAGGATAAGCGAAAGACGAATCATGCTACCGGCAAAGTATACTGAAGCAAGCCCATACAAGATGATTAACCAATCTTCGTCTCTCCCTCTCTTAAAGGCAAAATACATCCCTAAGGGGAAGAAAAAGATTAGAACAAAAATCGTTTGATAGAAACTACTCCATGGACTAGGAAGGTGCTCGGCAACCGAAGCGAATATCCGTTCGTCCAATCGATAGAAGGGATTAATCGCCGTTACGAATTTACCACCCAGCGTAATTAAGGGATTTGTGTTATAGGGAGTGATGGTAAGACTTCGACCACCTGCGTAGATCAAGTAGCTTGCAACAGAAACAACAGAGGTAATCAGACCCAAACCGATTGAGCGCATATGGGGAGCAAGAGCTTCAGCTGTTGCTTGTCGATAAGCACCAATTCTCAGCCAAATTTCATATCCAACAAGCAGAAATCCTACACCAATCGGTAAAAGTATAGAAAATGAGGTTAGATCATTGAATCCATTTCTAGGAACAAGGCCACCTAGGAAAATTCCCAACGAGATGGTTAGTACATAGGATGAAAGAAGTCGTTTGCTGTATCTACCTATCAATAACATAACAAATGCATATACGGCAAACAAATCGAGTAGAAAATTACCTGCACCCCAAGATGCTCGGAGATAGGCTAATGAGAGGCCAGCCATAACACCGGACGAAAGAGAATCTCTCCGAATGGCACGGGTAAAGAAATAGAGTCCTAAGACAATAGCAAAAACACCTATGCATTCGTTGTCATAGAAACCAGCGACGGTTCTCTGGATGAAAGCGGGCATGAAAGCCATAAATAATGATGAAAGAAGACCAACTGTGTTATTCGAGATTTCTTTTCCGAGGAAAAAGGCAATAATAGTAGTAAGAGCTCCCATCAAGGCGGGCATAACTAAGGAAACATACTTGACGCTGACACTGATTCCCAGGCTATTCGCTAACATATAGAAGAAAGCACTGGTGAATGGAACACCTATGTAGCTTGTCTTTGTCATGTTGCGACCATATGGGACCCATGTAGAATCATCATACCAGTTGAAGAAAGCTCCATAACCATGATCCGCTATATATTCAGTAACTCGAAGTTGAAACCAAGGGTCAAAAGCGCGAACCAAAGGCTGAGCATTAATAAGCGGGGCCAAGCGTAAACCTAGTGCGGCAAAAAATATGAGGGTCAAAGCGATGACTAACATAATTGACCCACGGCTAATCTCAGCCCGGGGTTTATGGAACGCTCTTCTGAAGAATCTCCCAGCAGACCTTTTGAATCTACTAAATCGTGACATGAAATATACTGTCTCCTTTGTGCCTCGGATTCAAGCGAGGAAATCTTGGGCCTGCTAAAAAGGTTGCTGTTAGTTCTACTGTTGTACGTTGAAAACAGAATGACAGAATACGAGAAAGAATGCAATTCAAAGAGGAAAGGAATAGAAAGAGAATGCAAGTGCCATGAATTGGTGTGCAGAAAGAGAAGGAATGGAGGGGAACTCCCCATTCCAGCTCAATATTTCATCCTCTAAAGAGAATCGATATACTCAGCGTAGCCGTTGGCATCCATCAAGTCTTCTAGCTCATCATCGAGAGCAGATGGCTTGAGCTTGAACAACCAGCCTTCACCGTAGGGATCCTCATTCAGCAATTCGGGGGCATCCTCTAGGTCACCATTGATTTCGATAATCTCTCCGCTCAAAGGAGAATAGATTTCCGATGATGCCTTCATTGACTCAACGAATCCGCATTCATCACCAGCATTGATTTCGTCCCCCGCACCAGAGACTTCGACGAAAGTTATCTCATGTAGTGAGTTCTGGGCATAATCAGTTATGCCGATGGTCACGAGGGCATTTTCGATTCTCGCCCATTCATGCTCTTCACTGTAATACAGCCCATCTTTTATTTCGGTGTCTTCACTCATTTTAGTCCACCACTTTATAGTTGACAACTGACAGCTATATGACAGTTACCATATTACGATTCTCTTGACATACCATACTTATCGGTGTCATAGAAAGGCCAAGATACAACTTCTGCTTCTCTGAGCCGCTTGTAAATATCGACATCTACAACGTCGCCCTTGTCTACTGATCCAGGAGTGACATATGCCATGGCAATTCCCTTGTCCAAGATAGGCGAGGGTATACCGCTTGTAATGTGGCCGATTTCCGTATTATCATGAAAGACCTTGTAATCTTGCCTTGGAATGCCACGTTCCTTCATAACAAGACCGATTCTTGTTTTGTCTACACCGGATTTCTTTTGTTTCTTTAGCGCATCGTATCCAATATAATGTGGAGATACTTTGAATTTCACAGCAAAGGGAATCCGAGCTTCAATGGGTGTAGTTTCCTCGTCAAGTTCATGGCCATATAATACAAACCCGGCTTCCAATCTTGTAGAATCACGTGCACCGAGCCCACAGGTTTTGATTCCTAAATCTTCACCTTCCGAAAGAATACCTTCCCAGAATGATGTTGCTTTTTTCTTCCCTTCATCAGTATAGGGGGTATCAAGTAGAAGAATCTCGCCACCATCCTCTCCAGTATATCCTGTGCGACAAAGATAGGTGCTATGGCCCAGAATATCAACAGGA
Coding sequences within it:
- a CDS encoding 30S ribosomal protein S27e, with amino-acid sequence MPKEFVQQPRSRFLRVKCLDCEEEQIIFGSAATEVRCLKCDKVLAKPSTGKAELTPNAREIEVLP
- a CDS encoding translation initiation factor IF-2 subunit alpha, with protein sequence MVLKRAEWPAPDEYAVAVATKVAPYGAYVELPEYGDKEGFIHISEVSSTWVRNIRNHIHENQRIVVRVLDVDKRKGHIDCSLRRVSDEAKRAKNEAWKRAQKAEKLLEIVGEKTNKSLEEIYEEIGWPLEDNYGEIYKGLEMASVEGKEALEDIDTSKKIKDLVAELAADRIEIPSIEIDGEVSIRVPGPGGVEVIKDALKEGLEVAKGRENSSLDIYTLGSPRYKLRIESLNYKEGEDLLSDVLQQIRTKVEKSNGSMEFKRK
- a CDS encoding RNA-protein complex protein Nop10; its protein translation is MTHLFKCKKCSRYTLDSETCPHCGGDVGNPHPARYSPQDKYGEYRRAAKRKSKSDLQ
- the gcvH gene encoding glycine cleavage system protein GcvH: MSEDTEIKDGLYYSEEHEWARIENALVTIGITDYAQNSLHEITFVEVSGAGDEINAGDECGFVESMKASSEIYSPLSGEIIEINGDLEDAPELLNEDPYGEGWLFKLKPSALDDELEDLMDANGYAEYIDSL
- the gcvT gene encoding glycine cleavage system aminomethyltransferase GcvT, with amino-acid sequence MNDRLKRTHLYDWHKANGDVVDFAGWEMPVRYSSIREEHMAVREDVGIFDTSHMYRFHIEGVEAAEFLQRLTTNNVSKLKVNKGQYSTCLNPEGGTHDDLMLYRIEDNKYIWITNAANGPKIWNHMKKHSNNFEVDVEDWSREIVMIAIQGPKALNLLNRITEIDVNETSRFSCNPVDILGHSTYLCRTGYTGEDGGEILLLDTPYTDEGKKKATSFWEGILSEGEDLGIKTCGLGARDSTRLEAGFVLYGHELDEETTPIEARIPFAVKFKVSPHYIGYDALKKQKKSGVDKTRIGLVMKERGIPRQDYKVFHDNTEIGHITSGIPSPILDKGIAMAYVTPGSVDKGDVVDVDIYKRLREAEVVSWPFYDTDKYGMSRES